The following is a genomic window from Lysinibacillus sp. G4S2.
ATAGCTTTTGCTGCACTCGCCATACATGCCAACGCACCATCACCATCGGATACAAAACCTGTCATCTCCGGACGCGCTCCAATTCCACCTAAACGTCCAATAATACCTAAAGTTGATGCACTCCCTCCGGATGATTTGCCGTTCTTTCCTTTAACAAGAACTCTTACAAAATCAGTAGAACCTCTTTCACCTTTAATTGTTTTTACAGTAACATCCGCTGACGGATCAATATTGTGTAAGTAATCTTTGACAACTTCACCATTCACATAAACACTATCCATTACCTCGTATAATTCAATAACATGCTTTAATGACATAATAATTGCGCTCCTTTTCTAATTTTCTCGTTATCACGGACATCCATTTTAATGAAGGTTAGTGAAAATCAAGGTTCATCACCATAACGTGTGGTTGACTTCCGTTCCGACTGGGCGCTTTCCAGGGGGCGTCCAGCCGTAACGAAGATCAACCAATATACAGTGCATATATTTTTAAAAAGGTCATCCACAACTTTTGGTGATGAGCCAAAATCAAGCAATATAAACTTTTAACCTAAGTTTCAAAATGAATCGATTTCGCCTTGGCATAATTGTAGCTGTCGCTTTGCTTTCGCTACAGATAACATTGGTAGCTGTCGCTTTGCTTTCACTACAGATAAACAATGCAGATTTTGAATTGTGTTCGCACAATCCATTCCTTTCAAAGCTTGTGACATCCGTCTGAGGCTTTTCGCTGTAGTGTTGATTACTTAGGCACCGCCAAAGTTATTTTTCGTCTAACTGTAATTGTTAACTAACTATAGATTTTACGTTCAGTTGTTGTGACATCTTGTCGAGCTGCGTTAAATAAATGACATGATACTTGATGTGATGCAGTAACTGAATCGAGTGTAGGCTGAACTTGTGCACATTTTTCCGTTACAAAACGACAACGTTTATGGAATACGCAACCACTCGGAGGGTTGACTGGACTTGGAACGTCACCAGATAAAATGATACGTTCCCTCGTATCAAACGGATTCTCTTTAGGAATTGCAGATAATAAAGCTTGCGTATAAGGATGCTGTGGATCCCCATATATTTCTTCATACGTACCTATTTCTACGATCTTCCCTAAATACATGACCGCTATACGATCACACATATAATTCACAACATTTAAATCGTGTGAAATGAATATATATGTTAAGCCGAATTCCTTCTGTAAATCTTTCAATAAATTAATAACCTGAGCTTGGACAGATACATCGAGTGCTGAAACTGGTTCATCACATATGACAATATCCGGATTTAACGCAAGCGCACGAGCAATATTAATACGTTGTCTTTGTCCACCTGAAAATTCATGTGGATACCGCTTTGCATGATAAGTGCTTAAACCAACTGTTTCAAGTAAGTCTACGACACGTTTTTTGCGTGATACATCATCTCCAATACCGTGTATCACCAATGGCTCAGCTATTAAGTATTCAATCGTTTTTCGTGGATCAAGCGATGCATATGGGTTTTGAAATACCATTTGTATGGATTTACGTGCTGAACGAATATCTTTTGTATTTAAACTTGCTAAATCAATTCCGTTAAACTCTACTTTTCCTTCTGTCGGTGTAATTAACTGATTAATTAAACGCGCAACAGTCGATTTACCACATCCAGATTCACCAACAATCCCTAATGTTTCACCTCTATATAATTCAAAGCTTACACCATCTACTGCTTTGACAAATTGCGTTGTCTTTTTAAAGGGAATAGAACTTTTAATAGGGAAATGCTTTTTTAAATTACTCACTTTTAGTACAGGCTCTTTATTCTGCTGCATTAAAAACTCCCTCCTGACGTTCTACAATTTTTTCTTTCGTTTGCAAATGACAAGCCACTAAATGATTCTCTTGAACCTCCACTAATTCAGGTACTTTACTACGGCAAATATCTGTTGCCAAAGGACAGCGAGAAGAGAAGTGGCAGCCACTATGCGGCAACGATAAATCTGGTGGACTTCCCGGAATCGCTGGTAGCCTGTCATGCTCTTGATTTCCTATCATAATTTGCGATTCAAGTAAACCCCATGTGTAAGGATGTAATGCATTTTCATAAAGCTGTTTTGTTGTAGCGGATTCCACAGTTCGTCCTGCATACATGACATTTACTTTGTCACAAAGCTCCCATACAACACCTAAATCATGCGTAATCATAATGATGGCAGTATCGTGCTCCTGCTGTAATTTTTTCATTAAATCGAGAATTTGTGCTTGAACCGTTACATCTAGTGCTGTAGTAGGCTCATCTGCAATAAGTAGCTTTGGATTACATGCTAATGCAATTGCAATCATGACACGCTGTCGCATTCCACCTGAAAATTCGTGTGGATACATTTTCAAACGTTTTGTAGGTTCTGGAATTCCCACCATTTTCAGCATATCTACAGCTTTTACACTTGCTTCTTTCTTTGATAAATTTTCATGAGCACGTATAACTTCAATAATTTGATTGCCTACTGTTAAAACTGGATTCAAGCTTGTAATGGGATCTTGGAAAATCATCGACATTTCATTACCGCGAACATTGCGCATTTCCTTTTCTGATATCGCTAGTAAATCGCGCCCATAAAAAAGAATTTTTCCATTTGTAATTTTTCCTGGCGGAGATGGAATTAAACGCATTAATGCTGTGGCTGTAACACTTTTGCCTGAGCCCGATTCTCCAACAATTCCAAGTGTCTCCTTCTTATTCAATTGTATATTTACGCCATTTACAGCTTTCATCGTAGAACCGCCACTTTTAAATTCAACTGTTAAATTTTCTACATCTAGTAACCGTTCAGTCATAACTCCACCCCCTTTCGTATCAAACTTTCATTTTCGGATCTAATGCATCACGTAATCCATCGCCTAAAAGGTTAATGCCTAGTACAGTTAATAAAATACAAATACCTGAGAATGTCGCCATTTGAGGATTCAACACTAGAAAATCCTTGCCATCCTTCAAAATACTTCCCCACGAAGCTGTAGGCGGTTGAATACCTAAACCTAAAAAGCTCAATGCTGCCTCAGAAATAATTGCCCCAGCTGTACTCATCGTGCCGTAGACAATTAATGGCGCCAAACAGTTCGGTAAAATATGACTAAAAATAATACGTGTATGTGTAGCCCCTAATGAATGTGTTACTTCAATAAACTCTTCCTCTTTCACACTTAATACTTGTCCACGAACAAGTCGTGCAAATCCTGGAATATTGGCAATACCAATCGCTATAATGACATTCACTAAACCTTGTC
Proteins encoded in this region:
- a CDS encoding dipeptide ABC transporter ATP-binding protein, with protein sequence MQQNKEPVLKVSNLKKHFPIKSSIPFKKTTQFVKAVDGVSFELYRGETLGIVGESGCGKSTVARLINQLITPTEGKVEFNGIDLASLNTKDIRSARKSIQMVFQNPYASLDPRKTIEYLIAEPLVIHGIGDDVSRKKRVVDLLETVGLSTYHAKRYPHEFSGGQRQRINIARALALNPDIVICDEPVSALDVSVQAQVINLLKDLQKEFGLTYIFISHDLNVVNYMCDRIAVMYLGKIVEIGTYEEIYGDPQHPYTQALLSAIPKENPFDTRERIILSGDVPSPVNPPSGCVFHKRCRFVTEKCAQVQPTLDSVTASHQVSCHLFNAARQDVTTTERKIYS
- a CDS encoding ABC transporter ATP-binding protein, whose protein sequence is MTERLLDVENLTVEFKSGGSTMKAVNGVNIQLNKKETLGIVGESGSGKSVTATALMRLIPSPPGKITNGKILFYGRDLLAISEKEMRNVRGNEMSMIFQDPITSLNPVLTVGNQIIEVIRAHENLSKKEASVKAVDMLKMVGIPEPTKRLKMYPHEFSGGMRQRVMIAIALACNPKLLIADEPTTALDVTVQAQILDLMKKLQQEHDTAIIMITHDLGVVWELCDKVNVMYAGRTVESATTKQLYENALHPYTWGLLESQIMIGNQEHDRLPAIPGSPPDLSLPHSGCHFSSRCPLATDICRSKVPELVEVQENHLVACHLQTKEKIVERQEGVFNAAE